In Rhodamnia argentea isolate NSW1041297 chromosome 1, ASM2092103v1, whole genome shotgun sequence, the genomic window TTTgactctttttctattttttattgtttggaCTTTTGATGTGAATTTGGAAGCTATGAAAGAGAAGAAGTTTCAACTCTCTTGATGTTTTCGTAGAGCTTGATCGtgaactaaaaaattaaaaagcagtCATGAAACTTCCACATGAACTAAAGATatagaagagaagaagatggggatgctagtttttttttagaaatttcattgctcCTCATTcttcttcgagaattagaaaaatcattttcaagtctgaatatattcacttaaaatctggattcttctacttcatttttacttatttttttaattacaaatctctttttatgattattttgattcgcttccatcatttcttaataaaatttttcattaaataataaactatacaattatacttaaaatatgtaatgatatatatatgtatatatataaatagacaCACACATACAAACTATGtattataaagaagaaagaaattaaattatgaATAAGATTTATaatgaataaaaatgaaaatgagtttttttttaattttgagttttctttttaacatgagaattcaaatatatttaaatataataattatttaatttttattatataagACGTTtgttatttagaaaaatagtttttatctcatgaacaaaagaaatcatatccacctttatcccacctctTCCACGGGATAATTATATCCAGGTTATGTCCTCTTTATATCGCACTGTATCATATCATAAGCGGGAACCAAATAcggaatatgataaaatttatcatatccaGACTTTTATCATGACTGCCAAATGTAGCCTAAAGGTTTGTTCTCCGTGAGAAGGTTATTTCACATAATTGCTTGACACATGTACTTTTCCATGGAGCTACCCACTATTAAGTGATTAAAGATTAAAACATTTccactttaaaatttgaaataaggaaatgtttttctatttttagttcATTTCCATTTAAAGTAAGTAAATTTAATTATGTCAGAAAATAGAGTAAGTTGTTTTTGCTGTTAGTAAATTCTAATTGTTGAATAATAATTTTACATTTTATAAATTGCTCCTCAACCTATCAAAACGTATTCACTTTTTAAGTTGTTAGCAACACTTCGCATAGATTAGTAATTTCAATAAATCAAGGGATAAGTATTTCATAGCATAtaagtaatttcgaaaaatgaaatttatatcTATTCACCCAAAATTTGGCCTTGACTGAACATAATTTTTCCGTGTGACTGTTCACTgactcgattaaaaaaaattggtttgatttaaaaaaaaagtgttgggATCATGCATTTTCCAGCATTCGACCGAATGAAAGGTCATGATAATTTCTcacttgaaaaatcaattgccgTGGTTAACCCTAAATAATTTAGATGGTTAGTCAAGGCACATGAACTATATTCGCATATTCCAAGCACTATGAGATTTTATATTTGCTAAGtcaatacaatcaagtcctaaaacttacaaaattaTAACCAAGTCCTAAAACCTATCAAATTAGTGCGATCAAGTTCTTCCATTAACTTCGTCCaatttgactaaaaaaattgctaacgtgattTTTTTACTATTTGGTTCaatcaaacctttttttggaGGTGAATGTGGATACCATCCACGTAAGTTTTAACTAAAATAAATGTGAACTGTATCCGTGTCTGTAACCTGATAACCGGAAAATTTATTAGAGTCTTTCGGTTTATACTGATTGCCTATGCTGTTGCTGTTTGCATTTTGTTTATTGGGGTTTAGGTTTGCTGTTTACTTCCGCGTCTTGCGACTATTTAGATAAGTGCCATCATTTTGCACCCAACTACCTCCACAAGCACCATCACCATAGAGAAAAGTGAAAACGCACGTACTTCTCGTCACAAGTTCTCTTagacttaactttttttttttttttttgtataatgaAATGAGCAAAGCCCAAAGGTTACACAAGAACTCGCCTAATGAAATTAGATCCAACCTGATCTTAGACTTACTTAATTTACCTCTTTGTGTTGATTGAAGGAAGTCTCCACATCGGGTGTTATTCAACATTTCTTGATCCAAGAGATTCCATGCTTTGCaaaacatacatacatacatacatacatacatacatacatacatgtatgtatgtatgtatgtatgtatgtatgtatgtatgtatgtatgtatgtatgtatgtatgtatgtatgtatgattCCTCGAATCATGTGTCTAGTTGGTGGTTTACAAGTTATGAACACCATCCCTGTACAAGCTTAACTAAATATAAATGCAAGCAGGCCACGTCCATGTCTACAACCAACCAATATGGTGGCTAGACTAGAAAGAAAGTCAACATTACATCTAGAGAGTTTCCCAAGTTGATCAAAGAGATTGCATGCACAGGATTTTAGCTACCCGGATGCAATTAGTTGGACCAAGTTTATCTGTGGAGTTAGGCACAAGGTTTGCTCCTATGTTCCATGTTTTGGTAATTGTCGGCCGGAAGTTTTAGCTTTACCAAATTGGTATAACATACAATCTCGTCTATGCTGAATTTGTCCCAATCCAAAACTTCTTTCTAAAATAATACAACTCTTAGCCAGTGATCCTGCTAATTGGTGTTGATGAACTTATTGTATTTGCTATTTCCTTCCTACTTTTTGAATAATGACTGGGAAGggtgaccatttttttttcttctagcgAAACTTGCGAATTGATCGGGCTTCTTGGTCCTCAGAACGTTTCATTGGCAATTTTCGATAAGAATTATCTGGACTACATCAAAATTTCGCATagagatttaagactaaattttgGACTGATCGGGTAAATTTCCTCGCCATAACCCGCTAGTATTACAAGTTCGCTTATCAAGCTAGTATGGTATAACAATAACTAAACAATGATAAATTCAAGACTCTTGTCATGCCATTCTTTACATAACGGACATATTCTTTACGAAAAATAGTAAGAGCAAGAAAAAGTTACCACCACACTCAGCGCAAATCCTAGACACCACAAGCACACACACCTCCCAGGAAGGGAACAGCTACACAAACTAGCAAACAACATATGGAaactccccctctctctcatcttccctTTTACATCATTCCACCTCCTTGGAAGCACTTCGATCATTGGACTCCTCACAAGAAAAAGGATACCCAATCCCGTGCCTCTTGCTAGGGAAGACGACGAAAACCACGCTACAAATCGCGCCGATCACCGGAGGCAGAAGCTTGAGCAgcaccttctcctccttctcgaACAACGGGTAGAAGCACTCCAAGGTGTTCGGGTCCAGCAGGGCCACCACCGCGAAAACCACGGTCGAGAGCAGCGCGTGCACAAAGTCCTGGAACCGGAGCTTGTACTTGGACAGGTCGATCAATTCagaggccggcgagggccacAGCCCCTTAGGCGTGGCGATGCCATAGTGGGTCAGACCATCAGAGCCGGTGTAGCTGTCGGTGAAGCTAGAGATGGCGCATGAGAAGGCACACGTGCCGATCAGGAGGCCGCTGAGGTACTCGTTGCGGGTGGGGCAGCGGCCGTTGTTGGTCCGGGTGGGGTTGAGGAACTGGAACGCGAAGGCCGTCCCCGTCGGGAGGAGCTTGATAAGGTTCCCTAGAGACGTGAGCGCGGCGTCCCTGACGGCCCGGAGCCTGGACGCATCGCTCTTGGGCTTCGGAGAGCTTGTGAAAGCCATTGTCTTTGCACAACTTGTGATGATAGAGAGTGAATAGGGACTGAGGAGAAATTCCAAGTGCTGTGGGTGGTGATGCGAAGCTTCCTTGGTGTCGGGGGTTATTTATAGGGGGTGAAGAGGGTGGGTTGCTTCTACGTGACACGAAACACGGGGAGCTTCGGAGAAAGGTTGGCCTTCATTTCCAATCCGAAGCTCTAAGCTTGGACTGATATGCTCGTACGTGAGCTTAGCTTTCAGCTCACACTTGtcagggaaaattgtccaacaagtcctaaacctacCGTACGGCAGCTGATTGAGTCCTTAACTttcattgtgccaatttaatcctaaatcatttgacgatttgccaatttagtcttaaaactttcatttgtatcaatttagttccaaaTCTTCTGATGTTTTGCCATTTTTAGTTCCaaaccttttgaagttttgtcaatttagtcttcaaTCTTTATTGACAGAAAAAGAgtacattgataaattatcaaaaagtttataactaaattggcaaatcgtcaaaggACTAAATAGGAAGAACTGAAAGGttgagaactgaattggcaaatcgttaaaaggtttaggactacattaGCACAATCGAAAAGTTTAGTACAGAATTAGCCTCAGCACAatcaatagatttagaactttttggactaTTATCGTCTCTTCAAGACAGGGAAACAAGGTAGCTTGAGGCTTGCACCTTGTGAAGTTGGTTAATACATTGCTTCCTTGCGGCAATTTCTCGTGACCTTCGTTTGGATTCTTGTACAAAATGGATCGTAGTTTGTCTCACTGAATTAAGCAAATAGGCAACTTATTCCTTCTTGAACCGGAGTTGCGTTATTATATACGCGATCTTAAGGAACGGCCGATGACGTCGTTACAATTACGGCGACTCCCTTTTGAAGAGATTAATATTTAGCCCGACCgcttagggaaaatttcaatctGCGAAACCTTAAATGATTACCTTAGTGGTTAAGGGCTAAAGAACCGGTACGTATGCGGACGAGGAGGACTCCAACACAAGTTTGGTTTCCTACGCCACCAAATACAAACGCTCCTATGCTTGGACAATTCACCTGGATTTGGTTCACGGTCAATTGCATGCGAATTACAATTTTATGTCGGGGCTCGCGCACGATATGAATTGAACTCGTGATCTCGCGGAACACGGGTCACCCATTCGCTACTAGGTCAACCACCTTGACCGTCAATTCATATCTTATTTTTATGGTCCTTGGGTATTCCAAAGATGGAAGTTCGTGGAGAATAACAATGGGTAACTACGAGAAAAGCACCGCAGTGGATCGAATTCAGTCTCACATTAGCCATTTTGGAAATTCAAATCCAAACTCAAAATGGGTAAAATCTTTGTTTGGTCGGCTGTTCGGTATTGATCTTTTGCTTTAAACGACAATCCCAATGAACCCAACAAATAGGTATAAATGTACGCAGTTACTAATCATATTTATGCTCTTTTAGCACACGCAAGGCTCCAACACCACTTTCGATAACTTGGTCTATCATCAATTCAGGAAACTTCCTGGCTTTTGGCTGCGTTTCGTGCAGTAATTTCAACgagtttttggggtttttttagtGCACGTCTCGTAACCATTATGTTTATAtccatttttctaaatttctattctcgagaacaagtttggaacaaaaatctatttgatgaggtaattttatttttataatttcgagacaaatttttagcctaaaaataaattcggaacggaaatgagaaataaaaatttctcacttttctatttctgaaataaaaaaatttgaaagctcatctctctctctctcttttcccaagAACTCACTCCTCACTCTCTCACTCCCCTAAACTAGGGTCACTCTCCCTTCACTGCCCTCAAGTCCCTTTCCACCCTGCTTTGAttgtaaaattattttctataaaTGCAGGACAAATAATTTTACTGACCTTCCTACACATCCTACCTTGAGCAGCCTTCAAGCCATAGCGTCTTAAGAGACTGAAGGATTGCCACCAGTTTCTTTCAATACATTAAATTCACATCCTCCATAGAGACAAGATTAGGAAATTCCTCAATCGAAATCAAGTCTTCGTAAGCCTTTCAGATTATTCGGAATATTAGTAAATTTTCGCAATTTTGAATAATTATTAATGCTAGGATGTTGAAGATTCTGGGACCAGAGCACATTGGGGACATGCTCTGAGTTTTTGCACCCACGGAGACGAAAATTCTCGATACATGGAGTATAATTGTGGTCCGGCATACAATCCCACTACTAACATTCACTGAATTgtaaaggaaaactaactttTATTTCCTAGGGAGAAATGCATTATCCGTGCGATTATAAGGGCTATATATGTTATATCatcaaattttcaataaattttcatagaattcaattttactaacataaatattttcataaacaaTCATTTGTTCTATCATGGAACTCGGACTCCGGTGCATAGGTCCTTTTCCAGCTTTCTGTTCGTGATAACAACAACCCTTGGAGGCCAAACTATCCTTCTCTTCAACCTTCAAACTATAACTAGAGAGAATATCTCGTGCTTTCGACCATAATCACCTCCACCACATGTACatgcaaaatcacatttttttttttgaatgtttggtTTTCTAAATTAGCCTGCCAATCTaggaagttcctcaattgaactCCGTTCTAAATCAAACCTGTGCAAGCCTTTGAGTTTGTTTGGAGTATCAAGTAATGTTTGCAATTTTGAACAATTGCTAAAATTGAGTTGTTGAATAGTCCGGGACCGAATCACATCGGGAAGACTGCTCTTAGCTTTTACTGCCACGGAGATGTAAATTCCGCAGGTATTGAGTACAATAGAGGTCTAGCATACAAACCACCGACTAGCATTCACTGAGATGTAAAGGgaaattaacttttattttccTCGGGAGACATGCGTTTTCCATGCAATATAAGTGCTATATATACTAtatcatcaattttttaaatacaacATTATggaattaaattttaataacTTAAATATTCTTATAAGCAATTTGTTTTTTCTATCATGGAGCTCGGTCTTCGGTGCCTAGGTCCTTTTCCAGCTCTGTGTTCATGACGAGAATCATTGGAGGCCAAACTATAACCTAATCTTTCTCCTTAACCtttaaaatataaatagagAGAATAACTTGTAGTTTTGATGGCAGTCGACATGAAAGATGCACGGTCATAGGTTAAGTTCGTCACTCTTACAAGCCAAATTCCAACTAGTTTGCTACATGTGCTCGAATATTTTGTCATGAAGAGGAACTTAAGAGGATGTCTCGGCTTACTTAGGAATAGCACATCAGTTCCCTTCCCAACTCCATCTCTCGCAATGAGAGTCGGATCTACCGTTCCTTCGGCAACTCACCTGGTTGCTTAGAAAGGGACACTGAGCTCCGTGATAAGGAGGGCTCGCTTTTGGATTGTAAATCCTATTCCCAATCCATCTTGTCGCAACCATTTTGCTTCTCTTGTTCCGGCCGGCTCTCTGCTTTCCTCGAAGCAGGGTGAATCGGATGATTGATTGGTAGAGTTGCGGCCCTGCTTGAGGAGAAGAACTAACAAGACTACTCCAAGAAAGCTAGCCAGAGTGCAAATTCTCCGTCTGCTATAGATATTGGTTGAGTCAATATCCATCTCTAAGGACAAAATATCACCGGAAAGCATCTGAGATTGAGCACAGAAGTCAGTACAGTGAATTCAAGTATTAAGCTTGGTTTACAAGATGATGATTCAAGTGTCAAATACACCTGTATAAAACCGGTTGCaggtggtgtttttttttttttttttgggtcgaaaaaagATGCAATTCATATATTAGAATAATTCTTGATGAGATCGAGGGGTACATAGATGGCTTTCAAGCCTAGCAATATAAGTGCCAAAgctgagggagagagagggacctttccttctctctccctaCCTCACTCATAATGATCTCTTGTAGTTGTTGGCAACACCAGAAATCCAACGAGAAGGAAAACTAAGTTTTATTTTCCTAGGGAGGCATGCATTATCTGTGCTATATATGCTATATcatcaatttataaataaaatatcatggaattaaattttaataacTTACAATCCCCGGTGTTCAGGAGGAGTGAATAAAAGCAGAGGGGGTCGATTGACCAACATAGATAGAGATGCCAGGTCGAAGGATATAGGTGCTTGCTAACAATTTTGTTTTCCCTATCATGTAGCTCGGTCTCCGGTGCTTAGGTCCTTCTCCAGCTTTGTGTTCATGATGACAATCATTGGAGGCCAAACTATATCCTAATCTTTCTCCTTAACCCTTAAACCATAAATATAGAGAATATCTTGTGCTTTGGACTATAACCACCTCCACTACATATGCATTCAAAATCACCTTTTCTATGTTTGATTTTCTTAATTAGCCTACCGATCCCTTCCATGAGCACGAcacaaattcattcattttctgcttTCTAATAATATAGATATGTTGGAAGAGATCTcagagcagaaaaaaaaaagagctatttAAGTTAAGAGATGCTGGACATGGTACTCCTCTCCATCAAGTAGCATACGAGAATTATGTCAATGGAGTCAAATTCTTGGTCGACAAGTTCGCTTCAAGCGCCTTCGAGCATGACAAAGAGGGCTATCTTCTGATCCATATCGCATGTAAAATGGGTCATCTTGAAACAATCATGGAGATCCTTCCACATTTGCCAGACCCGGAAGAGTTGCTTACTCTTAATGAATGGCAAAACATACTTCACGTTGCAGCAAAGTACGGAAGGGCCTCGGTAGTGAAGTACGTACTCAGCGATCCCGAGCTTGAGAAGCTTATAAATGCGAAAGACAAGGCAGGAGATACGCCTCTACATACGGCCACATTACACCGGCAACCCGAGGTTCTGCTTTCTCTTCCCTGGGACAAGAGAGTCGATCTTAAGCTTGTAAATCACCGCAACTCGATGGCTCTCGACATTGTAGACGTGATAGGATTCGATGCTCCACTCCACCGGGTAATGATCTCTACAATATGAATTAACAAGttatctaattttctttttcactccATCTTCATGGATAATAACggtctttttttcctattacGCTTAACCAGATCTTAACTTGGGCAAACTTAGTATCAGCTGGAGCACCTAGACGCGAAGACAAAGCAATTTGCTGGCCAAAAGACTTAGGCCCGCCTTGTTACCTGAGGCCTTCGGGTCTGGTTGGACTAAAGGACGCGGCTGAGACCAATATAGTCACGGCAACACTTATTGCCGCTATGACATTTGCCACTGGCTTTCTGCTTCCGGAGGATATAACGGCTCTGAACCAGATGCGTGAATCGCTACGCGGTTGAACAAACCCATGTATGGCGTCTTTGTCATAAGCAACACCATCGCCCTGTTCAGCTCGATAATTGCAGTTGTGATCCTTCTTTGGACGCAGATCAATGATGTGCATGTGGTGCATCATGCCCTTAGAAGGGCGAGGCTACCGCTGCTTACAGCTCTTGCCACATTGTCCGTGGCCTTCATGGCGAGGGTCTACGTGACTGTCAGCAAACAGACTTGGCTCGCCGTTGCCACCTTGGTCATCGGAATCACCGCCCTCATCGTTATCTTGAGTCTTTACATTGCCTTGTTCATTCCGCTTGTGTACAATTCTCATTTTACCCAGCGCTTCGCCGACTACATCATCGAATTGAAGCTAGTATGTCAATTTCAAGTAGGGTAACTGAAAGGAGGGACAATATGCCGCAGCTGTTATCCTCCTTCCATGGAAGAGACATGTCCATGTGATAGTCTTCATTTTACTGTGAGGTGTGGGATCACTTTCCTTAAAGCTACCCACTATGCTAAACAAATCCCGAAGAACCTCATTTCCTGACTGGCAGATGACTCTTTCCAGTTCTTGGATTTGGATTGACTGCACATCCTATTTTAGCAAATACCAGATTTTTACGGTGTTTAAGGCATGTCCAGCCACGTTAACTGAGCGACCTCGTTCGAATTACACACGTagacttgattttttaattgaaattcCATGTCCCTAAATTGTTTGATTTAAAAATGCCATGTTACCAAATTGGTTTCTATACAAATGCCATGTATGTATTTTGGCCGAAATATCTCgccgttgacactaaagtggttatttttttttctcttccatttagcactcaagtgagccgACGAAAAATTTTGGCATCAAAATGAGCATCGTGCACAAACTTTGACACTTGAGATGTCCTTCTACCCatgtaaaaatttatgatttgttATGAGACCGTAAAAATTTTAGGGCAAGATTGAAACAAGACCTAAAGTTAAAGAGTTTTTCATAGGACAAAATCTTTTTATGGAGAATTGGGAGAAAATCATAATTTGGGGgctttttatgggacaaaaaaaaagttctaggGTACAATTGAGACTGGACTGAAatattgggattttttttatgaggcaaaAGATAGAATTGGGGTAGGAACTAAAGTCGGAGGCTTTTTACGGTATAATGCCTATAAATCCCTGATGAGGTCGATACTGATCATGCCGTATGATGAAGTTATTCAGTTTGTGGAGGGAAGCCTAAGATCCCAAATTGTGAACAAGAGTTTGAGCGTCACTCCATCCAAACTCcgacaagaaaaattaaacCTCAATTTTTCGCATGTCGAAATACCACCTTTTGATTTCTGTTGAAATTTTTCCTCTGCAAAACTAAATTTCTTGTGAAGATATTCGAAACTACGTGGTCCAAAAGCTAATGACCCAAATTTTCTGCACAAGCTCGAACGGTGGCCGGGCAAATCAGCTCCCTCACAAGATGGATAAATCAGTTGCAGCAACTTATGGCATGGCACTTCTCTTTTAGAATCTCCCACAAAGACAAGCACGCATCCAAAAGGATTAATGCTGGCGACTTCAATTAGTCCATAGCATCATCGAACACGCCTCTGTCTCGGCACGAGTCCAAGATATTAGGGTTGAACCGTAGCAAATGAAGTCCCACATTAGGAAGCTTTGGGTTGAGAAGCTTGAGAACCTCAACACCTCAAGCCTGTTCCTGACTCTGCAGTAGCTAGCATGGTTCGATCTTCAAGAGACATGATCACAAAACAGGACGTGCTTAGCAGCGCCCACCTTTGCTAATAGTCTGAAACCTCCAAGGAACCCAGGTGATCCTTTCAATCAACTGCTCGGCGGATTGTTCGGACGCTTTCTACAAGGCATGATGAGGTGCAAATGGTGGGCGGTGAAGCAGGGGTTTGCCAGATCGAACTTACAACCTATCTTTGCTTTACAACCGTCATGCAGAACACCAATGCACATTATAGAGTCACAGTAGTTGCAAACAAAGCACACAAAATTTAACCTGTCACCCTGAAGGGTGCTGTGTATCAGAAGATTCAGACTTCCAAACCTTTGGATATATGGTTTCCTCATTCCTTCCGGAACTTTCCTCAAGCTTCtcaattaggaaaaatttcaggcAAATACAGAATGAACCTGCATACATGACCGACTTAACTTTTTGATCTTAGTAAGCCTAAAATCAGGGATCATATAGGCCATGCTTTCAGACGAACATTAAACCTCAAGGCAAGGTATACAGGAAGCCTGCGAATAAAGAACCAACTCAAAGGAAGAGTACGAAACAACGGACATTCTCCCTTGGTTGCACAAGAAAAATGGTAGGCAGCCGTTCTCCATCGATACACAATATTGTTCAAGAGAGTCAACAGCCAAAATTCGAGACACAAAATAAACAGAATGACAACCTTAAATGAAAGAGGGACAAACGAATTATCTGGTACCCTGTGCCATTTCATGGAACCAGTGTCCTAGTTGCCATATGCTGCTTCTCCTGATATATATCCAGCAATTCCGGAGCTTCCTTGAGATGAGGGGTCACAAACTTCTGCAGGAAATCTTCTTCCGAAATAGTCAACAGGGTAGTCAAGCCCATCTTTGTCTTCATCAAACCATGCGACGACAGATGTTTAAAAAACAAACATCGAGGACGAATCCGTTTTTCTAAGCTCAGCGACATTAACCTAGGATGTCGCAGAAGAAATGAAGATTCAAACCCCATTTCCTTGACAAAGAATCCCATCACtgccattattttttcttcGGACAACGTCATGCAGCCAGGACTCTTCACAAAAGCTCTCATGGCATCATCTCTAGACCAACCCCACCAGCTATAAGCCTCGATTTTCCTCTCCCAAGTCGATTCGCTCATCCCCATGACCGCTGAAATAGCCACAGCGAACTTTGCTAAAGAAGGATCATCAAAGCCCATCCCCTTGGTTTTCATCATAATTTCCTCGAGGTGATCGGACGACAGTATCATCATTGTAGACTGACGCTTAACTAACCACAAAATGCTTGATTCACGCACTCCATTATCTCTCAAAATCTTGACAAAAGGACCAACTGCAGCCTCGAAACCTTGTACCAATATTCTCGGACTGCGTCTAATAGCTGTAACAGCATTCTTATCGCACCCAAGAAAGTCCCGAAGCCTCCCGAAATTGGGGACGAGGTGCTTCTCTAAGCTCCTATGCAATAAGTAGGGACCAGCAGTGATTATTCTCACCAGGTCagagccggaaaagccgacagAGCGCAGATAGTTCAATTTGGGCAAGAGGGTCCTCTCAGGATTCGCCAAAATCAGCCCAGGCCACTTCCTAATGATACCGGAAATCTGGGATTGAGAGAAACCATGGCTCTTCAAGGCGTCAACGACCGCTTCGGGTCTCGCCGAGGTTTCAAAGACGACGCGGTTGGAAACCAACAATGCCGATTCCGGGGACAACCCACATGAATTCACGAGATAAGAGAACGCGAAAGAGGGTCGATTCGAGGTGGCGGTGGAGATTAATCTGAGAGCGATGGGCAAGGACAGCGGGCGGCCAAGTAGGGTTTTAGAGAGCGAACTGAACATGGGACTTAAGACTGAGACGGCGGCGAGTACAATCACAACCAAAGACAAAATCACGTTCGATTGGACTgacctctcttcttccttctcttcctcgcAGATTCGCCGCCGAGGAAGATTGAAATTCCAGTCCCGAACACGAGAAGACTTC contains:
- the LOC115729081 gene encoding protein DMP2-like → MAFTSSPKPKSDASRLRAVRDAALTSLGNLIKLLPTGTAFAFQFLNPTRTNNGRCPTRNEYLSGLLIGTCAFSCAISSFTDSYTGSDGLTHYGIATPKGLWPSPASELIDLSKYKLRFQDFVHALLSTVVFAVVALLDPNTLECFYPLFEKEEKVLLKLLPPVIGAICSVVFVVFPSKRHGIGYPFSCEESNDRSASKEVE